The window GAAGTAGCCAAACCATAGGCAGCCATTATTACGGCATAACAAAACATGGCAATTAAGAATAAATTTCTTCTGCCATATTTATCAAAAGCATATCCGCTTATGGGTCTTACTATCAGTGCAGATAAGGCATAAATACCAATTATATAGCCTACTTTATCCGCATTTTCTCCCAAAACATCCGTTACAAAAGTAGGAAGGGTAGGCAAGAGAAAATAGAAAGAAACTGCCATTAATAAATAACTAAAACAGTGTAATAAAAAATCTTTTGTAAATAATGGCTCTTTAGACATCGCTATTTTATTAAAATGCAAATTTAATGTAGTTACATTTAAATAGATAAGAATAACTCATTTATTAGAGGATAGGTTTTACTTATGAATTATTCGCTAAGTTTTTCTAATAAAGTGGGGATGTCTTTGCTATGACAATCATGATATATAGAATTATTGATTGCTATGTTTGGACCAAGCTTGCAATAATCCATGCATTTAGTCTTGATGAGTCTAGTGTTTTTTATTGATGAGTCCTTGATAGTTTTTTTTAAATCGGATTTTAATACTTCACAGTCTTTCTTTTTACAATCTTTTCCTGTGCAGATAAATATAAGATTTTGCTTTTTCTTTGCTTCTTTCAAGACTTTTATAGCATTTAGTGTTAGCTAGTATATCGATTACATTCCAAAAGAGTTGTCTAGTATCCTAATCTGATTCAAGAAGATTTTCTTCAGTCACCTTATTAATCAATTCAATTGAATTTTTAACATCAAGCTTTTGCATTAAGTTGGCTCGGTGAGTATCCACTGTTCTATTGCTAATGAATAATTCTTCAGCAATTTGGTTACTGGTATATCCTTTCATAATGAGTTTTACAACTTCTAATTCTCTTTTCGTCAGGCTTATTTTAGGCTGAGCTAATTGTTTCTTTTTCTTTTTGAGGCTGGTGATATAATTATTGACCATTACATCTCTTACATCCTTGCTGTAAAAACTAATGCCTTCCATTACTTTTTTAACCCCATCAATAAGTTCTTCTTGATCAGCACCTTTATGAATATATCCATTAACACCTGCCTCCATGCATGAATTGATATATTGTTCATCCAGATACATACTGAGCATAATCACTTTTGGTTCATGAGCAGCATCTAGGATTTCCGGTGCGGCTTCTAAGCCATTTTTATCAGGCATTGAGATATCTAATAATACTAAATCTGGTTTTAGCTCCTTGTTTTTTTGAATGGCTTCAGAACCCGTTTTTGCCTCAGCGATCACTTCAAAGTCTTTTTCTGATTCTAAAAACATTTTTATTCCATTACGCACTAATTGATGATCATCTGCAAGTAATATTTTAAGCATAGTATTTTAGTTTTAAATGTGAATAATGATATTGGTTCCAAATTTTGCGTTGCTATCAATATCAATTTCGCCTCCCATGGATTTTACACGGTCAATCATATTTAATAAACCATGACTTTTATTCAAATTATCTTTAGAGTTAATTTGATTTGCATCAAAGCCTATTCCATCATCTTCAATGGTTAAGTGAATACCTTTTTCTCTAAGGTAAAGTTGTATGGACACATTTTTAGCCTGAGCGTGCTTGTAAATATTATTTAAGGCTTCTTGTACAATTCGAAAAAGATTAATCTTTTTATCATCTAAATCACCCTCATTTAAATTATTGGAAAATTGAACATTCAAGGAGGGTGAATTGTAGTCTTCGCATAAATTTTCCAGACTAGTTTTTAAATCAAAAATCTGGAGTTTAGAAGGCATTAAATTTTCGGATATTTTATGAGATTCCTCAATTGAAGCGTTAATTAATTCTATCAATTTACTTTTTACATCTGCTTTGTCAATAAGTGTTTTTATATTCATTTTAATCACATTAAGCATTTGACCCAAGCCATCATGTAATTCTCTACTGACTCTAACTCTCTCTTTTTCAGCTCCCTCTATTTGAGCAGCCAATTT is drawn from Marivirga arenosa and contains these coding sequences:
- a CDS encoding (2Fe-2S) ferredoxin domain-containing protein; protein product: MKEAKKKQNLIFICTGKDCKKKDCEVLKSDLKKTIKDSSIKNTRLIKTKCMDYCKLGPNIAINNSIYHDCHSKDIPTLLEKLSE
- a CDS encoding response regulator transcription factor; amino-acid sequence: MLKILLADDHQLVRNGIKMFLESEKDFEVIAEAKTGSEAIQKNKELKPDLVLLDISMPDKNGLEAAPEILDAAHEPKVIMLSMYLDEQYINSCMEAGVNGYIHKGADQEELIDGVKKVMEGISFYSKDVRDVMVNNYITSLKKKKKQLAQPKISLTKRELEVVKLIMKGYTSNQIAEELFISNRTVDTHRANLMQKLDVKNSIELINKVTEENLLESD